A genomic region of Sander lucioperca isolate FBNREF2018 chromosome 6, SLUC_FBN_1.2, whole genome shotgun sequence contains the following coding sequences:
- the faim2b gene encoding fas apoptotic inhibitory molecule 2b isoform X1: protein MKKGKQVGDDNEPPSYQEVTAGYGEMEAQFAWDDKSIRRTFIRKVYAILMVQLFVTVAIVALFSFCAPVRFYIQTHPGLYMASYLMFLGTYIALSCCGELRRQFPWNIILLVLFTLSMAFMMGFVSSFYNTKSVVLCLGITSLVCLSVTIFSFQSKIDVTSFQGVLFSMCMVMLLCAITLSIVVPFGYVPWLHALYAVGGAILFTMFLAFDTQMLLGNKRYTISPEEYIFATLSLYLDIIYLFSFLLQIMGGGRE from the exons ATGAAGAAGGGAAAG CAGGTGGGTGATGACAATGAGCCCCCCAGTTATCAGGAGGTAACTGCAG GCTATGGGGAGATGGAGGCCCAGTTCGCCTGGGACGACAAGTCCATCAGACGTACCTTCATCAGGAAG GTCTACGCCATTCTCATGGTCCAGCTGTTTGTGACAGTGGCAATTGTTGCTCTCTTCTCATTTTG CGCACCTGTGAGGTTTTATATCCAGACTCATCCAGGCTTGTACATGGCGTCTTA TCTCATGTTCTTAGGCACCTACATCGCACTGTCCTGCTGTGGAGAGCTGAG GAGGCAGTTTCCTTGGAATATAATTTTGTTAGTTCTCTTT ACTTTGAGCATGGCCTTCATGATGGGATTTGTGTCAAG cTTTTACAACACCAAATCAGTGGTTCTGTGTCTGGGAATCACATCTCTcgtgtgtctttctgtcaccATCTTCAGCTTCCAGAGCAAG ATTGACGTCACATCCTTTCAGGGCGTCCTGTTTTCTATGTGCATGGTCATGCTTCTCTGTGCCATTACCCTCTCCATTGTCGTCCCTTTTGGATAC GTTCCCTGGTTACATGCCCTTTATGCTGTGGGAGGAGCCATTCTCTTCACTATG TTCCTGGCATTTGACACCCAGATGCTGTTGGGGAACAAGCGCTACACCATAAGTCCAGAGGAATATATTTTTGCCACCCTCAGCCTCTACCTGGACATCATCTACCTGTTCAGCTTCCTGTTACAGATCATGGGAGGAGGCCGCGAGTAA
- the faim2b gene encoding fas apoptotic inhibitory molecule 2b isoform X2: protein MKKGKVGDDNEPPSYQEVTAGYGEMEAQFAWDDKSIRRTFIRKVYAILMVQLFVTVAIVALFSFCAPVRFYIQTHPGLYMASYLMFLGTYIALSCCGELRRQFPWNIILLVLFTLSMAFMMGFVSSFYNTKSVVLCLGITSLVCLSVTIFSFQSKIDVTSFQGVLFSMCMVMLLCAITLSIVVPFGYVPWLHALYAVGGAILFTMFLAFDTQMLLGNKRYTISPEEYIFATLSLYLDIIYLFSFLLQIMGGGRE, encoded by the exons ATGAAGAAGGGAAAG GTGGGTGATGACAATGAGCCCCCCAGTTATCAGGAGGTAACTGCAG GCTATGGGGAGATGGAGGCCCAGTTCGCCTGGGACGACAAGTCCATCAGACGTACCTTCATCAGGAAG GTCTACGCCATTCTCATGGTCCAGCTGTTTGTGACAGTGGCAATTGTTGCTCTCTTCTCATTTTG CGCACCTGTGAGGTTTTATATCCAGACTCATCCAGGCTTGTACATGGCGTCTTA TCTCATGTTCTTAGGCACCTACATCGCACTGTCCTGCTGTGGAGAGCTGAG GAGGCAGTTTCCTTGGAATATAATTTTGTTAGTTCTCTTT ACTTTGAGCATGGCCTTCATGATGGGATTTGTGTCAAG cTTTTACAACACCAAATCAGTGGTTCTGTGTCTGGGAATCACATCTCTcgtgtgtctttctgtcaccATCTTCAGCTTCCAGAGCAAG ATTGACGTCACATCCTTTCAGGGCGTCCTGTTTTCTATGTGCATGGTCATGCTTCTCTGTGCCATTACCCTCTCCATTGTCGTCCCTTTTGGATAC GTTCCCTGGTTACATGCCCTTTATGCTGTGGGAGGAGCCATTCTCTTCACTATG TTCCTGGCATTTGACACCCAGATGCTGTTGGGGAACAAGCGCTACACCATAAGTCCAGAGGAATATATTTTTGCCACCCTCAGCCTCTACCTGGACATCATCTACCTGTTCAGCTTCCTGTTACAGATCATGGGAGGAGGCCGCGAGTAA